A window of the Salvelinus sp. IW2-2015 linkage group LG3, ASM291031v2, whole genome shotgun sequence genome harbors these coding sequences:
- the LOC111953653 gene encoding signal-regulatory protein beta-2-like, with amino-acid sequence MTPSKRITLCLIFPLLVEMDVVAGTGSSSILQDSGLISANVGDTVIVHCFYRGHMDMHFSWYKQPLGDKLQLFSTAFKFDGNATFYDQFKDNPRFSVENGQEKNHLRISDMQLSDSGTYYCGSSYGNKVEFGKGAILIVKGSGSRNMTVLQQPVSESVQPGYSVTLNCTIHTETCVGEHSVYWFRHGSRESHPAIIYTHGYRSDQCEKSPEAGSPTQSCVYNLPKRNLSLSDAGTYYCAVASCGEILFGNGTKLDIQVPGHDSPFDMSPTVLLLVVSNIVLGIVTLLLVWALCKTQNRDSRGRTDVPTSHGNQNQDSDVLNYAAVSFTPKKKSSSRRAREKTSREDAVYSDVRYLQQQ; translated from the exons ATGACACCTTCAAAGAGGATCACACTGTGTCTGATATTTCCACTTCTTGTAGAGATGG ATGTGGTAGCTGGTACTGGGTCCTCATCTATACTTCAGGACAGTGGTCTCATATCAGCCAACGTTGGAGACACAGTGATTGTGCACTGCTTCTATAGAGGCCACATGGACATGCATTTCTCCTGGTACAAGCAACCCTTGGGAGATAAGCTTCAACTCTTCTCAACCGCCTTTAAGTTTGACGGGAACGCAACATTTTACGATCAGTTTAAGGATAACCCTCGATTCTCAGTGGAAAATGGCCAAGAAAAGAATCACCTAAGGATCTCAGACATGCAGCTCTCTGATTCAGGCACATACTACTGTGGAAGCTCTTATGGTAACAAGGTGGAGTTTGGAAAAGGAGCCATTCTCATAGTAAAAG GATCAGGGTCCAGAAACATGACTGTGCTCCAGCAGCCTGTGTCTGAGTCAGTGCAGCCAGGATACTCTGTGACTCTGAACTGTACTATACACACTGAGACCTGTGTAGGAgaacacagtgtctattggttcagacatggctcaAGAGAATCCCATCCAGCAATCATTTACACCCATGGATACAGGAgtgatcagtgtgagaagagccctgaggctgggtctcctacacagagctgcgtctacaacctccccaagaggaacctcagcctctctgatgctgggacttactactgtgctgtggcctcatGTGGGGAGATACTGTTTGGGAATGGGACCAAACTGGACATTCAAG TTCCAGGGCATGATTCTCCATTTGATATGAGTCCTACTGTTCTGTTGTTGGTCGTCTCCAACATCGTTCTGGGGATAGTGACCCTTCTACTTGTCTGGGCGCTGTGCAAGACTCAGAACAGAGATAGCAGAG GGAGGACTGATGTCCCAACATCCCACGGCAATCAG AATCAAGACAGTGACGTGTTGAACTATGCAGCTGTCAGTTTCACCCCCAAGAAGAAGTCCTCCTctagaagagcaagagagaagaccAGCAGAGAGGATGCAGTGTACTCTGATGTCAGATACCTTCAGCAGCAGTGA
- the LOC111953550 gene encoding uncharacterized protein codes for MVTELGGTVTLTCYCFNVSVTRFDWFKQSFGQEPLHMASSLYVGQESYYSNIFIKDFTETKRLGVMRGDSSYSLTISKTEPGDSATYYCFTSAIYELTFGEGTVLIVKDSGSNSMSVLQQPVSESVQPGDSVTLNCTIHTETCAGEHSVYWFRHGSGGSRPGIIYTHGDRSDQCEKISEAGSSPQSCIYNLRKRNLSLSDDGTYYCALASCGEILFGNGTKLDIDHGCKEDHLLFMYCLGVALGLCVVLIIVLTCVLYKMSKCIGTHLQPSTPAVPSHYNQDQEPVTLHYAALNVVHKKPKAXRQRSAMETDTVYSGVRRQNMD; via the exons ATGGTTACTGAGCTGGGAGGCACTGTGACTCTCACTTGCTATTGTTTTAATGTGTCGGTGACCAGGTTTGATTGGTTCAAGCAGAGTTTTGGACAGGAACCCCTCCACATGGCATCATCTCTTTATGTTGGCCAAGAGAGTTATTATTCCAACATTTTTATCAAGGACTTTACTGAGACCAAACGTTTgggtgtgatgagaggagactcCAGCTATAGCTTGACCATATCCAAGACAGAGCCAGGGGACTCAGCTACATACTATTGTTTTACTTCAGCCATCTATGAGCTCACATTTGGAGAGGGAACTGTTTTAATTGTCAAAG ACTCAGGGTCCAACAGCATGTCTGTGCTCCAGCAGCCTGTGTCTGAGTCAGTCCAGCCaggagactctgtgactctgaactgtacaatacacactgagacctgtgctggagaacacagtgtctattggttcagacatggctcagGAGGATCCCGTCCAGGAATCATTTACACCCATGGAGACAGGAGTGATCAGTGTGAGAAGATCTCTGAGGCTGGGTCTTCTCCACAGAGCTGTATCTACAACCTCCGTAAGAGgaacctcagcctctctgatgATGGGACTTACTACTGTGCTCTGGCCTCATGTGGGGAGATTTTGTTCGGGAATGGGACCAAGCTGGACATTGACC ATGGTTGTAAGGAGGACCATCTTCTGTTCATGTACTGCCTTGGCGTAGCATTGGGTCTGTGTGTCGTCCTCATCATTGTCCTTACTTGTGTTTTGTACAAGATGAGCAAGTGCATAG GAACCCACCTTCAGCCAAGTACTCCTGCAGTCCCCAGTCATTATAACCAG GATCAAGAGCCTGTTACTCTCCATTACGCSGCTCTGAACGTCGTCCACAAGAAACCAAAGGCCYGGAGACAGAGGAGCGCCATGGAGACAGACACTGTGTACTCTGGTGTGAGACGCCAAAACATGGACTGA